A single Desulfurella sp. DNA region contains:
- a CDS encoding YjbH domain-containing protein, translating to MKYKVFFAVLFFFIIPLNSYAFDNFLHAPNNYGVTGLMSIPTARVMKEDTYRIGINRVSPYVHYYITLSPLKGLEINALVTEILGLIPFHSQGESGYGSYKDKSIDIKYQIEKEGKYTPAVAIGLLDPYGQSRRYSSQYIVLSKQIYPFDFTVGFGNGRLGKIPLPPTGGHFSSMQMFTHPRAWLKDSNFFWGVQFAPSDKWALMFEYDPIEYTKDTSDPAQADYFLSHPPRSHYNVGLRLNPVKWIEVDLSYQRGNQFGVNISMPFDIGKPMRPIQDHIVEYPYVDQSIGDFETRLASALSQSGFSNIRIKLENGNLWVEAQNDVYFYTPKAIKVISQVIASVKKKDKKINKVHIILSRNDVPILQFDTTKQDIDDYINDKLKTWEFLYLSKLNTNVTKNINAPEQYHRQFSYEINPSLQNFLNDPSGFFRYRFGLNGIVKYYPFKGATIVSQVDFYPFNNISTVNQPLSIPVRSDYPLYLEKKLALSRLLYNQIIKFPDDIYARGAVGLLETEYAGLDAEIAKPLFHGRVLIGISGSLVKKRSINDPFGFSHKSYAKKYYSTEFLNLRYNIPNTQMYVDLKTGRFLAGDVGTLIKVSKFINGVVLSAWYSFTNTSIFTDQYNRGYHNFGVSVSIPLRLFEGKDTKSVYSYSLEPWTRDVAQDISHYDELFDYIDRNTQLDFYRDFAR from the coding sequence ATGAAATATAAGGTTTTTTTTGCGGTTTTATTTTTTTTTATTATACCATTAAATTCATATGCATTTGATAACTTTTTGCATGCACCAAACAATTATGGAGTAACAGGACTAATGTCCATACCAACGGCAAGAGTTATGAAAGAAGATACTTATAGAATAGGTATAAACAGGGTAAGTCCCTATGTACACTACTACATTACACTAAGTCCTCTAAAAGGTCTTGAAATAAATGCTTTAGTTACAGAAATCCTTGGTTTAATACCTTTTCATAGTCAAGGCGAATCAGGCTATGGTAGTTACAAAGATAAGTCAATAGATATAAAATATCAGATTGAAAAAGAAGGAAAATATACACCAGCTGTAGCCATTGGCTTACTTGACCCTTACGGTCAGTCGCGCAGATATTCTTCTCAATATATTGTCTTAAGCAAACAAATTTATCCATTTGATTTTACTGTAGGCTTTGGCAACGGAAGACTTGGAAAAATACCTTTGCCACCAACAGGTGGTCACTTTTCTTCAATGCAGATGTTTACACACCCAAGAGCGTGGCTTAAAGATTCAAATTTTTTCTGGGGTGTGCAATTTGCCCCTTCTGATAAGTGGGCATTGATGTTTGAATATGACCCAATAGAATATACTAAAGATACCTCTGATCCAGCCCAAGCCGATTATTTTTTATCTCACCCTCCTCGATCTCATTACAATGTTGGCTTAAGATTAAACCCTGTAAAATGGATTGAAGTAGATTTAAGTTATCAAAGAGGAAATCAATTTGGCGTTAATATTTCCATGCCATTTGATATAGGAAAACCAATGAGACCTATACAAGACCATATTGTTGAGTATCCTTATGTAGATCAATCCATTGGCGATTTTGAAACAAGGCTTGCAAGCGCTCTTAGCCAATCTGGTTTTAGCAATATCAGAATAAAACTAGAAAACGGCAATCTGTGGGTTGAAGCTCAAAACGATGTGTATTTTTACACTCCAAAGGCAATCAAGGTTATAAGCCAGGTTATAGCAAGCGTTAAAAAAAAGGATAAAAAAATAAACAAAGTCCATATCATATTGTCAAGAAACGATGTGCCAATTTTGCAGTTTGACACAACAAAGCAGGATATCGACGACTATATAAACGACAAACTCAAAACCTGGGAATTTTTATATTTATCAAAGCTAAATACCAACGTAACAAAAAATATTAATGCTCCAGAACAGTACCATAGACAGTTTAGCTATGAAATAAATCCATCTTTGCAAAACTTCTTAAACGATCCTTCTGGCTTTTTCAGATACAGATTTGGATTAAACGGCATAGTAAAGTATTACCCTTTCAAAGGAGCAACTATTGTATCGCAAGTTGATTTCTATCCATTTAACAATATTTCTACTGTAAATCAGCCTTTATCAATACCAGTAAGGAGCGATTACCCTTTATATCTTGAAAAAAAACTTGCATTAAGCAGACTTTTGTATAATCAAATTATTAAATTTCCAGATGATATTTACGCAAGAGGTGCTGTTGGACTATTGGAAACTGAATATGCAGGCTTAGACGCTGAAATAGCAAAACCGTTGTTTCACGGAAGAGTTTTGATTGGCATAAGCGGAAGCCTTGTAAAGAAAAGATCTATTAATGATCCTTTTGGCTTTTCTCATAAAAGCTATGCCAAAAAATACTACTCAACAGAATTCTTAAACCTTCGCTATAATATACCAAATACACAAATGTATGTTGATTTAAAAACGGGACGATTTCTAGCAGGCGATGTAGGAACTTTGATTAAAGTCTCTAAATTTATAAATGGTGTTGTTTTGTCTGCTTGGTATAGCTTTACAAATACATCAATATTCACTGATCAGTACAATAGGGGATACCATAATTTCGGGGTATCTGTTTCAATACCATTGAGATTATTTGAAGGCAAAGATACAAAAAGTGTTTACAGCTATTCTCTTGAGCCCTGGACCAGGGATGTGGCACAAGACATAAGCCATTATGATGAGCTCTTTGACTATATTGACAGAAATACACAATTAGATTTTTACAGAGATTTTGCGAGATGA
- a CDS encoding SLBB domain-containing protein, translated as SVKASGRVTIDLAPIRILKGSSEDIPLENGDRLYIPVRNDVVNVVGAVMSPGSYVYNPHYTWKDYIEMAGGYESYADTKDVYVYRANGSAVKVSHGLVSWNPYKDRWEFAAFAKEDNRLWPGDTIIVPQKLQEFPWLRNIKDITQILMNIAVTAGVAIHLY; from the coding sequence ATCTGTCAAAGCAAGCGGAAGGGTAACAATAGACCTTGCCCCGATAAGAATTCTAAAAGGTTCAAGTGAGGATATACCCTTAGAAAATGGCGATAGATTATATATTCCTGTTAGAAACGATGTTGTAAATGTTGTTGGCGCAGTTATGTCACCTGGCAGTTATGTGTATAATCCACACTATACATGGAAAGATTACATAGAAATGGCAGGAGGCTATGAAAGCTATGCAGATACAAAAGATGTCTATGTATATAGAGCCAACGGTTCTGCTGTAAAGGTCTCTCATGGACTTGTGAGCTGGAATCCATACAAAGACAGGTGGGAATTTGCAGCCTTTGCTAAAGAAGACAACAGGTTATGGCCTGGAGATACCATTATAGTGCCGCAAAAACTCCAAGAGTTTCCATGGCTTAGAAATATTAAAGATATAACCCAAATATTGATGAACATAGCAGTCACAGCTGGTGTGGCAATACATTTATACTAA
- a CDS encoding SLBB domain-containing protein, whose protein sequence is MSVPVGPNYIIGPNDQIKIDVWGSVSENLTLTVNRDGDINIPGVGVVSVAGLKFSELKGVIQNAFSKYYKNFNLNITMGSLRTMTIYVVGYAAHPGSYTVSSLSTLINALFACGGPSKIGSMRNIEVKRDGKTITHFDMYDFLIYGDTTGNIRLQPGDVIYIPPIGPEVAIAGAVKDPAIYELKGRTSILALIEMAGGLQSFAFTGRVQVYRIVDHQVRMVFEDSLKDLRNLETLKKHPEANFIVHGGDLVKIFSVPEELNTVKLEGAVAMPGSFAIKPNVTTLKTVIDRAGGLLYYASDKAEITRTSITQEGPKVERFHVNLAKALKDDPKDNIKLEIGDYIFVRTIPNWHPYEYVYIGGQVKYPGVYPITPGERLSSVLERAGGYTKEAYLRGAVFTRASVQKIQQQSIDLMINRLQQQLLASN, encoded by the coding sequence ATGAGTGTTCCCGTCGGCCCAAATTATATTATTGGTCCAAATGACCAGATAAAAATAGATGTTTGGGGTAGTGTAAGTGAGAATTTAACTCTAACTGTAAATAGAGATGGAGACATCAATATACCAGGCGTTGGAGTTGTAAGTGTAGCTGGTTTAAAATTTTCTGAATTAAAAGGTGTAATACAAAATGCATTTTCTAAATACTATAAAAATTTCAATTTAAATATAACAATGGGTTCATTAAGAACTATGACTATATATGTCGTAGGTTATGCTGCACACCCCGGAAGCTATACCGTGTCTTCTTTATCAACCCTAATTAACGCGCTTTTTGCATGCGGCGGTCCATCTAAAATTGGTTCCATGAGAAATATCGAGGTTAAAAGAGATGGAAAAACAATAACACACTTTGACATGTACGATTTTTTAATATACGGTGACACAACAGGCAACATAAGATTACAGCCTGGAGACGTAATCTACATTCCGCCAATTGGTCCAGAAGTTGCTATTGCAGGCGCTGTTAAGGACCCTGCTATTTATGAACTTAAGGGCAGAACCTCAATTCTTGCGCTTATAGAAATGGCGGGGGGTCTTCAAAGCTTTGCTTTCACAGGCAGAGTGCAAGTTTATAGGATAGTTGATCATCAGGTTCGTATGGTTTTTGAAGATAGCCTCAAAGACCTTAGAAACTTAGAGACATTAAAAAAACACCCCGAAGCAAATTTTATAGTTCATGGCGGAGATCTTGTTAAAATATTTTCTGTTCCCGAAGAATTGAATACTGTTAAACTTGAAGGAGCAGTTGCAATGCCTGGCTCTTTTGCCATAAAACCAAATGTAACGACTTTAAAAACCGTAATAGATAGAGCAGGAGGTTTGCTCTACTATGCCTCAGATAAAGCTGAAATTACCAGAACTTCAATTACACAAGAGGGCCCAAAGGTTGAAAGGTTTCACGTCAATTTAGCAAAAGCACTTAAAGATGATCCTAAAGATAATATTAAGCTTGAAATAGGAGACTATATATTTGTAAGAACTATTCCCAACTGGCATCCTTACGAGTATGTTTACATTGGCGGACAGGTTAAATATCCAGGCGTATATCCGATTACGCCAGGAGAAAGGTTATCGTCTGTGCTTGAAAGAGCCGGCGGTTATACTAAAGAGGCTTATTTAAGAGGCGCAGTTTTTACAAGAGCAAGCGTGCAAAAAATTCAGCAGCAAAGCATTGATTTGATGATAAATAGACTGCAGCAGCAGCTTCTAGCATCAAAC
- a CDS encoding glycosyltransferase: MLKYIIIAFLVCSLIDFLIIVFSNKLSIGLDKINNEPQKFHKNSTPRLGGTGIFLAFFVISFLLFVHRKESDFLLLTLCATPAFLVGLTEDISRKVKPIYRLLVITLSAGLGILFLGALLNRLDLGIVDKLFSFKAVAVIVTIIAVSGVTNAFNIIDGYNGLASFVSIIIFLGFAYVAFKLNDMYIVYVCFAMIFSIFAFFLLNYPLGKIFLGDGGAYFIGFIAAEVAVLVVVRHKQVSAFFPLLLCIYPIFETIFSMYRRKIIKKSSVGKADALHLHTLVFRRMTPIFVGSNPEKILYRNSMTSPFLWVLTVFSALPAILFWNDTKVLIVFSIIFMFIYIGLYWSIVKFKISRIMKFSKSNKL; this comes from the coding sequence ATGCTAAAATATATTATAATCGCTTTTTTGGTTTGTTCATTGATTGACTTTTTAATTATAGTATTTTCGAACAAACTCTCTATTGGTTTAGATAAAATAAATAATGAGCCACAGAAATTTCATAAAAACTCAACACCAAGGCTTGGGGGCACTGGTATTTTTTTGGCTTTTTTTGTGATTTCTTTTTTACTTTTTGTTCACAGAAAAGAAAGTGATTTTTTACTATTAACGCTTTGTGCTACACCCGCTTTTTTGGTAGGCTTAACAGAAGATATATCAAGAAAAGTTAAACCAATTTACCGCTTACTAGTTATAACATTATCCGCTGGTCTTGGAATTTTATTTTTAGGTGCTCTATTAAACAGATTAGATTTGGGTATTGTTGATAAATTGTTTTCTTTTAAAGCCGTTGCGGTTATTGTTACGATTATTGCCGTTAGTGGGGTGACAAATGCTTTTAATATAATAGATGGATACAATGGTCTAGCTTCATTTGTTTCAATTATAATCTTTCTTGGTTTTGCCTATGTTGCGTTCAAACTAAATGACATGTATATAGTGTATGTCTGTTTTGCAATGATATTTTCCATTTTTGCATTTTTTTTGCTAAACTATCCTCTTGGAAAAATATTCTTAGGAGATGGCGGTGCTTATTTTATTGGATTTATTGCTGCGGAGGTAGCCGTTTTGGTTGTTGTAAGACACAAGCAGGTATCTGCTTTTTTTCCTTTGCTTTTGTGTATCTATCCAATTTTTGAAACAATATTTTCGATGTATAGGAGAAAAATCATTAAAAAATCATCAGTTGGCAAAGCAGATGCACTTCATTTGCATACACTTGTTTTTAGAAGAATGACACCAATATTTGTTGGTTCAAACCCAGAAAAAATTCTTTATAGAAATTCAATGACTTCTCCATTTTTGTGGGTTTTGACAGTTTTTAGCGCTTTACCTGCAATCTTATTCTGGAACGATACTAAAGTGCTTATTGTGTTTTCAATCATTTTTATGTTTATATATATTGGCTTATACTGGTCCATTGTGAAATTTAAAATTAGTAGAATAATGAAGTTTAGTAAATCAAATAAATTGTAA
- a CDS encoding YdcF family protein yields MFYLSLFCAVVLYLASISPVKNMLVSPLEQSYKIPKNLHANAIVVLGAGSYNKNTLDGDSLNRLVGGYILYKKLHLPIIFSGGYATSTRSTANIAKKILEQMGVNSKDIFIDNKSFDTNQNAIYTAKICRKQNFRKIILVTSAYHMKRAVMLFKKHNLDVIPYPVDFKESHSYNFYSYLPTLGNLVISTEALREYLGYLYYKLIFFL; encoded by the coding sequence GTGTTTTATTTGAGTCTTTTTTGTGCTGTTGTTTTGTATCTTGCGTCTATATCGCCCGTAAAGAATATGCTTGTATCACCGCTTGAGCAATCTTATAAAATACCCAAAAACCTTCATGCAAATGCAATAGTGGTTTTAGGAGCAGGATCATATAACAAAAATACATTAGATGGCGATTCTCTTAACCGTTTAGTTGGTGGTTATATTTTATATAAAAAGCTGCATTTGCCTATTATTTTTTCTGGAGGATATGCAACCTCCACAAGATCAACCGCAAATATTGCAAAAAAAATTTTAGAACAAATGGGCGTTAACTCAAAAGATATTTTTATTGACAACAAAAGTTTTGATACAAACCAAAATGCAATTTATACAGCCAAAATTTGCAGAAAGCAAAATTTTAGAAAAATTATTTTAGTTACATCCGCTTATCACATGAAACGTGCAGTTATGCTTTTTAAAAAGCATAACCTTGATGTTATACCCTATCCTGTTGATTTTAAAGAAAGTCATTCTTATAATTTTTATAGTTATTTACCAACACTTGGTAATCTTGTAATATCAACCGAAGCTTTAAGAGAATATTTAGGCTACTTGTACTACAAGCTAATATTTTTTCTTTAA